From a region of the Emcibacteraceae bacterium genome:
- the hisD gene encoding histidinol dehydrogenase codes for MVKVLNSRDADFEQQFEILLKENRDTENDVSGVVKEILKDVKANGDEALLRYTEKFDGLSLTSETMRVSEKEIKDALAACAKETLDALEIAANRIREFHIRHIPEDDSMTDEIGVALGVRWNAVEAAGIYVPGGKAAYPSSVLMNAIPAKAAGVERIIMVVPSPRGYLNPLVLAAAHISGIDEIYKIGGAQAVGALAYGTETIKAVDIIAGPGNAYVAAAKKEVFGTVGIDMIAGPSEILVVADNKNDPAWIAIDLLSQAEHDEVAQSILITDDADYAKKVIEAVEEHLKTLPRAEIARASWENHGCVICISEMSEAPALINRIAPEHLELALDEPRKMLSEIRNAGSIFIGRYTPEAIGDYIAGPNHVLPTSGSARFSSGLSVLDFMKRNTLIECDRVSLGKIGPPAMKLADEEGLQAHKKSIGIRLDK; via the coding sequence ATGGTTAAAGTGCTAAACAGCAGGGATGCGGATTTTGAGCAGCAATTTGAAATTCTGCTTAAAGAAAACCGGGACACCGAAAATGATGTTTCCGGTGTGGTAAAAGAAATCCTGAAAGATGTTAAAGCAAACGGTGATGAAGCCCTGCTCCGCTATACCGAAAAATTCGATGGACTTTCACTGACATCAGAGACAATGCGGGTCAGTGAAAAAGAAATAAAAGACGCTCTTGCCGCCTGCGCTAAAGAAACGCTCGACGCACTTGAGATTGCGGCAAACCGTATCAGGGAATTTCATATTCGCCATATCCCCGAAGATGACAGTATGACCGACGAAATCGGTGTGGCCCTGGGGGTGCGCTGGAACGCGGTTGAAGCCGCGGGCATTTATGTTCCGGGTGGTAAGGCCGCCTACCCGTCATCGGTATTGATGAATGCCATTCCGGCCAAAGCCGCCGGGGTTGAGCGCATTATTATGGTGGTTCCTTCACCAAGGGGGTATTTAAACCCATTAGTACTCGCCGCCGCGCATATTTCGGGGATTGATGAAATTTATAAAATAGGCGGCGCTCAGGCGGTCGGCGCCCTTGCCTACGGCACCGAAACCATTAAAGCCGTGGATATTATTGCGGGGCCCGGAAATGCCTATGTCGCAGCCGCGAAAAAGGAAGTCTTTGGCACAGTCGGCATTGATATGATTGCCGGACCATCAGAAATCCTGGTGGTGGCCGATAATAAAAATGATCCTGCCTGGATAGCCATTGACCTGTTATCGCAGGCCGAACATGACGAAGTGGCCCAAAGCATTCTGATTACCGATGATGCGGATTACGCAAAAAAAGTGATTGAAGCTGTAGAAGAGCATTTAAAAACACTGCCGCGAGCAGAAATTGCCCGTGCAAGCTGGGAAAATCATGGCTGTGTTATTTGCATTTCTGAAATGTCGGAAGCACCGGCCCTTATCAACCGGATAGCGCCGGAGCATCTTGAACTGGCACTGGATGAGCCACGAAAAATGCTGTCAGAAATCAGAAATGCCGGTTCCATATTTATCGGCCGTTATACACCGGAAGCCATCGGTGATTATATTGCCGGGCCAAACCATGTTCTGCCCACGTCCGGCAGTGCGCGTTTTTCATCAGGACTAAGCGTGCTTGATTTCATGAAAAGAAATACGCTTATTGAATGTGACAGAGTGAGCCTTGGTAAAATCGGGCCACCTGCCATGAAACTCGCCGATGAGGAAGGATTGCAGGCACATAAAAAATCCATCGGTATTAGGCTGGACAAATAA
- the murA gene encoding UDP-N-acetylglucosamine 1-carboxyvinyltransferase: MDRIAITGGFRLEGELPISGAKNAALPLMCASLLTGETLKLSNIPHLADIKTLKMLLEGHGVKTEVVNEGLMLGQGQTISFTTECITSTTAPYDIVRKMRASILVLGPLLARVGEATVSLPGGCAIGNRPIDLHLKGFEEMGATIELEEGYVRAVAPGGRLKGGTVLFPTVSVGATENILMAATLAAGTTTIENAAREPEITDLANCLNAMGAKISGIGTRTITVEGVDQLHGTEYSVMPDRIEAGSYAVAAAMTRGELELKGENLLDAMRGSVGVLKQAGLEFTETGGGVIVKLGRDNIRGINVTTQPYPGFPTDMQAQVMAMMTLCDGASVINETIFENRFMHVPELTRMGADITVHGSTATVRGVDHLLGAPVMATDLRASMSLILAGLVADRQTFVNRVYHLDRGYERLVEKLSAVGAKIVRDANLGI, from the coding sequence TTGGATAGAATTGCAATAACCGGCGGTTTCCGCCTTGAGGGAGAGCTTCCGATCAGCGGGGCCAAAAATGCGGCGCTGCCGCTTATGTGTGCAAGTCTTCTGACCGGGGAGACATTAAAACTTTCCAACATTCCCCATCTTGCCGATATCAAAACACTCAAAATGCTGCTTGAGGGACACGGAGTAAAAACTGAAGTGGTTAATGAAGGCCTTATGCTTGGACAGGGCCAGACCATCAGCTTCACCACCGAATGTATCACCAGCACCACCGCGCCTTACGATATTGTGCGAAAAATGCGGGCCAGTATACTGGTGCTCGGGCCGCTTCTGGCTAGGGTGGGTGAGGCAACCGTATCCCTGCCCGGCGGATGCGCCATAGGCAACCGGCCCATTGATCTTCATCTTAAGGGATTTGAAGAAATGGGCGCAACCATAGAGCTGGAAGAAGGATATGTCCGTGCCGTCGCCCCGGGCGGGCGGCTTAAAGGCGGCACCGTGCTTTTCCCGACCGTATCGGTCGGCGCCACTGAAAACATTCTGATGGCGGCAACACTGGCAGCAGGCACCACCACAATTGAAAATGCGGCGCGGGAGCCGGAAATTACCGACCTTGCCAACTGTCTTAACGCCATGGGCGCAAAAATAAGTGGCATTGGCACTCGCACCATTACCGTGGAAGGGGTTGACCAGCTTCATGGCACCGAATATTCGGTTATGCCCGACCGGATCGAAGCAGGGAGCTACGCAGTCGCCGCCGCCATGACAAGGGGCGAACTGGAGCTTAAAGGTGAAAATCTGCTCGACGCTATGAGGGGATCGGTCGGCGTGCTCAAACAGGCGGGACTGGAGTTCACCGAAACTGGGGGTGGCGTGATAGTAAAACTGGGACGCGATAATATTCGCGGCATTAATGTGACCACCCAGCCCTACCCCGGTTTTCCCACAGATATGCAGGCACAGGTCATGGCAATGATGACACTTTGTGACGGGGCATCAGTGATTAATGAAACCATCTTCGAAAACCGTTTCATGCATGTACCGGAACTGACCCGGATGGGCGCGGATATTACCGTACATGGCTCAACCGCCACCGTGCGTGGGGTTGATCATCTGCTGGGGGCCCCGGTTATGGCAACCGACCTTCGGGCGTCCATGTCACTGATCCTGGCCGGGCTTGTCGCGGACAGGCAAACTTTTGTCAACCGTGTTTATCATCTTGATCGCGGCTATGAACGTCTGGTAGAAAAGCTCAGTGCCGTTGGCGCAAAAATAGTCCGTGACGCCAATTTGGGGATTTAA
- the dcd gene encoding dCTP deaminase, protein MAIMSDKWIREKANNHGMIEPFEDRQKRNGVISYGLSSYGYDARVSNEFKIFTDVDSVTVDPKKFDSNSFVDRPGDVCIIPPNSFALARTVEYFRIPENVLVICLGKSTYARCGIIVNVTPLEPGWEGHVTLEFSNTTPLPAKIYANEGACQFLFFEGNEPCEVPYNSRNGKYMGQTGVTLPKL, encoded by the coding sequence ATGGCAATAATGTCAGATAAATGGATAAGGGAAAAAGCAAATAACCACGGCATGATTGAACCGTTTGAGGACCGTCAGAAACGAAACGGCGTTATTTCATATGGTTTGTCATCCTATGGCTATGACGCACGGGTATCGAACGAATTTAAAATCTTTACCGATGTTGATTCCGTGACTGTGGACCCTAAAAAATTTGACAGCAACAGCTTTGTTGACCGCCCGGGCGATGTCTGTATCATTCCGCCAAATTCATTCGCGCTGGCCCGTACCGTTGAATATTTCCGCATACCGGAAAATGTGCTGGTGATCTGTCTGGGTAAATCGACCTATGCCCGCTGCGGCATCATTGTTAATGTCACGCCGCTTGAGCCGGGCTGGGAAGGCCATGTGACACTGGAATTTTCAAACACTACACCGCTTCCAGCGAAAATTTATGCCAACGAAGGGGCCTGTCAGTTCCTGTTTTTTGAAGGAAACGAGCCCTGCGAAGTGCCTTATAACAGCCGCAACGGAAAATATATGGGCCAGACCGGCGTTACACTGCCAAAGCTATAA
- the infA gene encoding translation initiation factor IF-1, whose amino-acid sequence MAKEELLEIRGKVTELLPNAMFRVELENGHEVLGHTAGKLRKNRIRVLAGDEVLVEMTPYDLTKGRITYRYR is encoded by the coding sequence ATGGCTAAAGAAGAGTTACTTGAAATTCGCGGTAAGGTTACCGAATTACTGCCGAATGCGATGTTCAGAGTAGAATTGGAAAACGGTCACGAGGTCCTTGGCCATACGGCGGGTAAGTTGCGTAAAAACCGTATTCGTGTCCTTGCCGGTGACGAAGTGCTGGTTGAGATGACACCCTATGATCTGACCAAAGGCCGGATCACCTATCGCTATAGGTAA
- a CDS encoding DUF2948 family protein: MAKGLRLKAQDKEDLTILSAYLQDAVTVVADFSYSPKSRIFALMLNRYVWEDKIGKDDKACHRIRTGCHFSDILSVTSQNIPQEDKKHVLELLAIETLPLENGNIAIDLIFAADAVIRLEAEVIEAQMKDIGAPYPATCHPKHKVIEGLSE; this comes from the coding sequence ATGGCAAAAGGCTTGAGATTAAAAGCGCAGGATAAAGAGGACCTGACCATCCTATCCGCTTATCTTCAGGATGCGGTGACTGTGGTTGCCGATTTCAGCTATTCCCCGAAAAGCCGGATCTTTGCATTAATGCTTAATCGCTATGTCTGGGAGGATAAGATTGGAAAAGATGATAAGGCCTGCCACCGCATCCGCACTGGCTGTCATTTTTCTGATATTTTAAGTGTTACCAGCCAGAATATCCCTCAGGAGGATAAAAAACATGTGCTCGAACTTCTGGCGATTGAAACCCTGCCGCTTGAGAATGGGAATATTGCCATTGACCTGATTTTTGCCGCGGATGCGGTCATTCGGCTTGAAGCGGAAGTGATCGAAGCGCAGATGAAAGATATCGGTGCACCCTATCCCGCAACCTGCCATCCAAAGCATAAAGTCATTGAAGGCCTGAGCGAGTAA
- a CDS encoding nucleoside triphosphate pyrophosphatase, giving the protein MAAGSQKDNHLILASASPRRLELLKQVGLTPDQIIPADIDETSFKTEKPASLVKRLCRLKAVKISESHKDCFILASDTVVACGNRLLEKAADKEQAENFLNLLSGRRHSVYTGICLISPDGKISTKTVKTVVKFKRLSREEINFYLSHDEWQGKAGGYAIQGLAAQFIVSINGSYSNVVGLPLFETVNLLKGHGYRL; this is encoded by the coding sequence GTGGCAGCGGGGTCTCAAAAAGACAATCACCTGATTTTAGCATCTGCATCACCTCGGCGTCTGGAGCTATTAAAACAGGTTGGTCTTACCCCGGATCAGATAATCCCCGCTGATATTGACGAAACTTCATTTAAGACTGAAAAACCAGCCTCACTGGTAAAAAGACTTTGCCGTCTTAAAGCCGTAAAAATTTCTGAAAGTCATAAAGACTGCTTTATCCTTGCTTCAGACACTGTTGTGGCTTGTGGCAACCGGCTCCTTGAAAAAGCCGCTGATAAAGAACAGGCGGAAAATTTCCTGAATCTCCTAAGTGGACGTCGCCACTCTGTATATACCGGGATCTGCCTTATTTCTCCTGACGGAAAAATAAGCACAAAAACAGTTAAAACTGTGGTAAAATTCAAACGATTAAGCAGGGAAGAAATCAACTTTTATTTAAGCCATGATGAATGGCAGGGAAAAGCCGGGGGCTACGCCATACAGGGACTTGCCGCACAGTTTATAGTAAGCATCAATGGCTCTTACAGCAATGTAGTTGGGCTTCCCCT
- a CDS encoding UPF0262 family protein: protein MQKERRSQRISQIELDDKTIIRRNDDIEHERRVAIFDLLENNRFVPKMAMPDGYKGPYRVTLRMEDNRLAIDLRTDEDRELSTFVLPLSPLRSIIKEYFLVCNSYYTAIKVSNPRHIEAIDLGRRSLHDEGSEILRTRLADKVDIDFDTARRLFTLICVLQIR, encoded by the coding sequence ATGCAAAAAGAGCGTCGTTCTCAAAGAATTAGTCAGATAGAGCTGGATGATAAAACCATCATCCGAAGGAACGACGATATAGAACATGAACGCCGGGTTGCCATTTTTGATCTGCTGGAAAATAACCGTTTCGTCCCAAAAATGGCAATGCCCGATGGATATAAAGGGCCTTACCGGGTTACGTTAAGAATGGAAGACAACCGCCTTGCCATTGACCTGCGGACCGATGAAGACCGGGAGCTTTCAACATTTGTGCTGCCACTAAGTCCGCTTCGCAGTATCATCAAGGAATATTTCCTTGTCTGCAACAGCTATTATACGGCGATTAAAGTATCAAATCCCCGCCATATTGAGGCCATTGATCTGGGGCGCCGCTCGCTTCATGATGAAGGCTCCGAAATTTTGCGCACCCGCCTCGCCGATAAAGTGGATATTGATTTTGACACGGCAAGACGTCTTTTTACCCTGATCTGCGTGCTTCAGATCAGATAG
- the hisG gene encoding ATP phosphoribosyltransferase codes for MTIKINEPMVMALPKGRILKEVMPIINAAGIQPETEFDDPDSRKLMFKTNIENLSIIRVRSFDVATFVAFGAAQLGVAGNDVLLEFDYPEIYAPLDLDIGHCRISVAEQIEMSKTDDPSRWSHVRVATKYPNLTSKYFAKRGVQAECIKLNGAMELAPGLGLCRRIVDLVSTGATLKANGLVEIEKILDITSRFIINRTAFKTRNAEIGPILDRVREAVNG; via the coding sequence ATGACAATAAAGATAAACGAACCAATGGTAATGGCCCTGCCGAAGGGACGCATCCTTAAGGAAGTGATGCCGATCATCAACGCTGCCGGCATTCAGCCGGAGACAGAATTTGATGATCCGGACTCGCGGAAACTGATGTTTAAAACCAATATCGAAAATTTAAGCATTATCCGTGTCAGAAGCTTTGATGTGGCGACCTTTGTCGCTTTTGGTGCTGCGCAGCTTGGGGTGGCCGGTAATGATGTACTGCTTGAATTTGATTATCCTGAAATATATGCGCCGCTTGATCTGGATATCGGGCATTGCCGCATTTCCGTGGCCGAACAGATTGAAATGAGCAAAACGGACGATCCAAGCCGCTGGAGCCATGTTCGTGTCGCCACCAAATATCCCAATCTCACATCAAAATATTTTGCCAAGCGGGGCGTTCAGGCAGAATGTATCAAACTTAACGGCGCTATGGAACTGGCCCCGGGGCTTGGACTTTGCCGACGCATTGTCGATCTGGTCAGCACTGGTGCCACCCTTAAGGCCAATGGCCTGGTTGAAATTGAAAAGATCCTTGATATCACGTCGCGTTTTATCATTAACCGGACAGCGTTTAAAACACGCAATGCGGAAATCGGCCCGATCCTTGACCGGGTAAGAGAGGCCGTCAATGGTTAA
- a CDS encoding arsenate reductase ArsC, with protein MKNSHAKLPTSILFICNFNAVRSPMAEAITKKKCGDKIYVDSIGVNQKLSKINPFAVAVMAEIGIDIANHKAQDFDDLNDNSFDLVIAFSPEAHKRALELTEGHSTDVEYWPMDDPTGTEGNRENILSAFRALRDKLVRKINERLEC; from the coding sequence ATGAAGAACAGCCACGCCAAACTGCCCACCAGCATCCTTTTTATCTGTAATTTCAATGCGGTCCGCTCCCCCATGGCCGAAGCCATTACCAAAAAAAAATGTGGCGACAAAATATATGTCGACAGTATTGGCGTTAATCAAAAGCTCAGCAAAATAAATCCCTTTGCCGTTGCGGTGATGGCAGAAATCGGCATTGATATTGCAAATCATAAGGCACAGGATTTTGATGACCTGAATGATAATTCTTTTGATCTTGTCATTGCCTTTAGTCCTGAAGCGCATAAACGAGCCCTTGAACTGACTGAAGGCCATTCGACTGATGTTGAATACTGGCCGATGGACGATCCGACAGGAACAGAAGGAAACCGTGAAAATATACTTTCTGCCTTTCGCGCACTACGCGATAAGCTGGTCAGAAAAATCAATGAACGGCTGGAATGTTAA